The Paracoccus albus region TTTCGCAGGCGCCATCAGCCAGTCCTCTTCAGGCAGATGCGGAAAGCCACGAAAGTTCAGGAAATTTGCGAATTTCAGGCGACACATCGCGGGTGATTTGTCACAACCCGCAATCATCCGAACCCGCGCGCCGGGAACCGGGTCCAACCCCGGCTTGGTCCACAGTTCAACCTCGCGCTGTCCACCGGGTCGCGCACGGTCATTCTTGACGTGACAGCGAATGCCCTTCGCATCTCCGTCGAGAAACTCGGCCACACCGCGCTCGAACCAGCGATCCTCGAACCCGCCCAGATCAGAAAGATTCAGGCGAGATCCATCAACCGACACGATCCGCGCCTCGCCGCTCAGTCCCGGCCGGCTCAGATCGGCACCACATGCGCCATCCCCCAATATCGCCGAACAGCGCGGATGAAACACCCGCCCGACGGGCTGGTTCAGCGGTTCTGACAAGCCGCGAAGCTCTGCCCGGAACGCGCCACCCGTGCGTGAGACCTCGCCCAAATGCCCCCGAAACACCAGCCGGTGCTGCGCAGGGTCGGACCAGTCCACCTCCCATTGGCACAGTTCCGCGCCGTCCCAGAGACCGGCCATGATATCGGCCTCGCTGATCGCGCCATCCGACAGCGCGCCGATCGCATCGGTATTGTCGACCGACAGCCCTGCCCCCTGCACGATGGCCTGCGCGGTCAAACCTGAATCGGGCCGGAATGACACGCCCGCAAATTCCAGCGGACAGTCATGATCGGTGAAGCCCAGCACCAGACCATCTGATCGCGTGATGGACCACGCCCTTGCCATATTCGCAGTCATAGCCGCACCTCGATCACCGGAACCTGCGGCACTTCACCTGCCTGAAAAGACGCAACGGATACCGCGATCCGGTCGGTGTCAAAGCGCACCGGCACGTCGAATTCGAACCCTGCCGTGACGGGCGCGCCCTCTCCCGCAGGTTCCGTCAGCGTGACGACGCCTGTTGCGGTATCGACGGCAAAGCCCGCACCCTCACGCATTTCGTCACCGCCCACAGCCACGCGCACAGTGCCCTCCACCGGCTTCAGGATCGGGCGCAGATAGCTGCCCGGACCCGACGCATACCGCTTGCACAGCCGGAACGATGTGGCACGGCTGTCGCCATGTCCGATCAACTGGTCGGCACAATGGGGCTGGGCGCTTGGCGAACAGCTTTTGTAATCGGCCCAATCCTTCCAGCGAAACCCATGCATCTGCCCGCCCCGGCCCTCGAAAAAGGCGATCAATGCGTCGATATCGTCCAGCGAGCGCAGGCCCAGCCCAGCGTCATAGTGCCGCCGCGAATGTGCCCAAGGGGTGCTGCGTTCCTCAAAACCATTGGTGAGCGTGACAATTTCGGTGCGTCGCTCCGGACCGCCGACCGACCCGAATGACAGGTTCGCGGGAAAGCGTATTTCGTGGAACATCTTGCCTCACATATTGCGTTGACCGCGCGCCAGGGCACGGCCCATCTGGGCCGCGATCTGGCCCTGACTGCGGGCAAAGCCCGCAACGTCGGGGGTGTTGACGGTGATATTGACGTTGACCGGCCGGGTACCGCCCGATGCCGCGACACCAAGCTTGCCATCGGCACCGCGCGTCAGCGGCATGATGGCTTCCGGCCCCGCCTCACCCATCAGCCCGGTGCCGCCGCGCATCGGAAAATGGGTCGGCTGGGTGACAATGCCGCCCCTGGCAAATGGCATCACCCGCCCCTGCGCAAACGCCGCACCATCGGCAAAGGGCATTACCCCTGACATGACATCGTTGATGCTGCCCGCGATTGCGCCCGAAACCGCATCCCTGACCGGTTTCATCGCAATCCCATAGGCGGTGTCCGCCATTGACCTGGCAATACCCTTCAGCGCATCGCTCAGCTTAAGACCATCGAAAATCATGCCATCAAAGGCGCGCTTCAGCCCGCCGCTGATCCCGCTGGCAAAGCTGTCCACCTCGCGCGAGGTCAGCCACATCGACTGCTGCAACCGGCCCAGTTCGGCCGAGAAACCGGCGGCAATGTCGCCCGACCGATCCATCTGCTGCGCCAAAGCCTCACCGGCATCGTCCAAGCCGTTCCTGTCGGCCATTTCATACCTCCTTTTCTGCTGTGTGATCGGGGAAGGCACGCGCCAGCGTCTCAAGGCGCGACCGTGTCATCGGCGCGGCTGCCGGATTCACGCCCAACATCAGCGCAAGCTCTGTCGGGGTCAGCGACCAGAATTCATCTGGCCGCAGTCCCAATCCCTGCATCCCGGCACGCATCAGGCCCGGCCAATCCAATCCAGCCATGTGCCGCGCCCTAACCCGGCATCGCAAAAGCGCGCGCCAGCAATTGCGCCGCGGCCTGGGCCGCCGCAACCGGCCCGCCGGCGACATCCATCGCCAGCAGATCAGCGCGGTTTCCTCGCCATCCGCCACCACGCAGGCCAGCCACGACGACGCCCATCACATCACTTGCCGAAAAGCGCCCTTCCTCGAACCGGGCAGCAAGTTCCACCATTGAACCGGCGCCAAGCTCGGTCTCCAGCTCAGCCAATGCGCCAAGCGTCAGACGCGCGATATGATCCACACCATCCAGCGTGACCAGGACATCTCCCCGCATCGGATTGACCATCATATCGCCACAAAATTCAGCGCGCCGGCGCTCGCCAATGCGATTTCATAGGTCGCCTCGCCGTTATGACTGCCGGAATATTCCAGCGATGTGATCTGGAACGGCCCTTCTACAATCCCGAAATCCGGTATGATGACCTGACACAGCGGCACCTCACCATCGAAGAACACCTGCCGCGCGCGCCCATCACTCGCCGCATCACGAAACACACCAGAGCCGGAGATCGAGGCAGAGCGAACACCCGCCCCCCCCAGCAACTCGCGCCAGCGACCCTCGCTTTCCAGACTGGTGACGTCGACCGATTCAGCGTTGAAACCAATGCGGGTCGCACGCAGCCCCGCCACTGTCTCAAATGCGCCCGCACCTGTCATATCCATCTTGATCAGCAGATCGCGTCCGTTTTGAACCGCCATGTTTCTTCTCCTCAGTTCAGGTCAATCACTGCGCGGAAGGTCAGGTCGACCCGCCGCTCAGCGCCGTTTCCCACGCGCCTGGCCCGCGACTTCACAAGCCACAGACCGGCAAGCCTCGTCTGGCCCAATTCCATCTGCGCCCCTTCAAGGGCCGTACAGGCAGCGGCTGCGGCCTCTTTCACAGCGCGAAATCCTGCGCCTTCTTCTGTTCCCGCCAGCACGGACACGACGAAATCGTGACGCGCGACCGATCCTGCGCTGTCATGAACACCGCGCATGGCTTCCGGCCCCAGCGACAGATAGACGCCGCTTGGCGGCTCAATCGGCATCGCGTCGAAAACCGCATCGCCCACCAGTGCCGACAGGGCCGGATCATCGCGCAGGCATTGATAGACCGCGCCCTGCAGTGCGACCGAAGCGTGATAGCTCATCTTTCATCCTCTCTGGCCGACACACGCAGATAGCGACCGGCAACATCCGCCTCCGCCACTGCCTCGACATGAAAAATCCGCTGCCCCATGCGCAGCCTTTGCCCGGCAACGGGTCGCCGAGGATCACCCAGCGGAAAGGCACGCAAGCGGATCTGCCAGCGACTGACGCTTTCGGGCCCAACCTCGCCACCGCTCAAACGGCCCGAACCGCTTTTCATGGACGCGTAAAGCAACCCCAAACTCCGCCAGACCGTCCGATACCCACCCATCCCGTCTGCCTCGCGATGCTTCTGTTCGAGCGTCAGCGGTACGTTCATCCGCAGACCGGCCATCAGCGAGCACCCCGCCCGGCAAGCACCCGAACCGCGCGCCAACGCTCGATCAGCGCGCTCACGCCCATCGGCAGGGCACGACGGGCATTGTCATCGCTGCGATCTTCGAAATATCGCGCGGCCAGCATCATGACCGCCTGCGCCAGATCGGCGGGAACACGGTTCCATTCATCCGCGAAGCCAGCGGTAAATCTCAGAACCAGCCGCCCTCCGGCGGGAACCGAAGGTAGCCCGGCACCTCGCGGGCGAATGGCGGGACGCATCGCATCCTCGACCAGCCGCCATCGCGCTCTATCGACGTCGTGCAAGGCGCCGTCCGGCTGCTCAATCAAGATCTCCTCGACCGAACCGACCGGTGCCAGCGGCAAAGGCTGCCCGTCACGATCGCGCCAATCGTCCAGCACCATCCGATAGGAACGCCGCAGCAGTACCTTCCCCGTCCGCCCCTCGATCGTGGCAATGGCCGCGCGCAAAAACCCGGCGAGCGCACGATCCTCATCCTCGCTGGCGGGCAGATCAAAGCCGGATCCCAGCCGCAGATGCGTCCTGAATGCGGCCACCGGCAACACCGCATCCGCCAATGCCGTTTCTTCGACAAGTATCATCCCGAACCTCCCGTCCGAGGGTGGCCAAGCCTGGCCTGTATTCCTGAAAATGCCGCGCCGGCGCATCGCCACGGGCGTGCGCGGACAGTTGCTGAGCCGGCAAGGCGATGCCCGCCGGCGCGACGCTCGACTGCCTGCGATCAGGCGCCGAACTTCATGGCCTTCACGGCGCGACCGTCAACCAGACCACCGCCAACGCGCTTGGTGGCATAGAACAGAACATGCGGCTTGGCCGAGAACGGGTCGCGCAGCACGCGCAGTTCGGGACGTTCGACAATCGTATAGGCAGCCTTCATATCACCGAACAGAATGGAACGGCTGTCCGCGGCAATCTCCGGCATGTCCTCGCACAGCATGATCGGATAGCCCAGCAGTCGCGCGGGTTCCCCGGCTGCGAGACTGTCCGCCCAGATAAACCGGCCCTCGCCGTCTTTCAGCTTGCGCACAGCCGCAGCCGTCTTCGAGGACATCATGAAGGTCGCATTCGCCCGGTGACGCGCGTGCAGAGCATAAACCATGTCAATCAGCTTTTCAGCGGCGGTCGCCTCATCGAAAGCTGCCGCCTTGCCGGTCCGGAACTCACCGACAGAGGTGATCGAACCGACCCCGCTTTCATCGAAAAATGACTTCATAATGCCAAAAGGCTTGCCAACACCGTCGCCGATCAGGAAAGCACTGCTTTCGGCACGGGCAAATTTGTCTGCGATACGTTCGGCAAGCCAAGTCTCAACGTCGAAAGCCGCATCGTCCAGCAAACGCTGGCTGGCCTTTGGCATCGCAGACAACTCGTGCAGCGCGATTGTCACACGTTCGACGCCGCCAGCGTCGGTTTCGGCGGCAGCTTCCTCAGTTGCCCAGCCGGTCTCCAGATCGTCACGGTCGATCAGCACGTCATATGTCGCGGCATCAACCGTCACGACATTGGCAAGCGCGCGCATCGTTCCACCGGCTGCCAGCACGCTCCGCACGTTCTCCGTCACCTGAGGAGCCGCCAGAAAGCCGCCTTCGGCAGAGGTCACCAGTCCCTTCTCCTCAACCGTCAATCCGCGCATCCCGGAATCGTCGCCCGAGCGCAGATAGGCGTTGAACGCTTTCTGATGTGGAACCTCCGGTGCCGCCTCGGTCGACAGCGGGCTGCGGGCGCGAAAGGCGGTCTTGCGTTCAAACATGCTCATGCGTTCATCCTGTGCATTCAGTTTCTTTTCGATATCCTGGCGAAAACCCTTGAGTTCCTCGACGAACCCCAAAAGCGCACCCTTCAGCTCTCCGGGGGCGGATTGCGCCCCGGTCCTGACCTCTGTCATCGGCCTCTCCTTACTGATGATCGGGCCAGCGGCCCCTTGTGCGGGCACGCGCAAACAGCCACGCCCGAACCCTTATCGCGCCGTCCGGGCCTTAGCCCCGCAGCGCCTTTGTCGCAGCGATAAGCGCTGCGGCAATGTCTTCCGGTCGCTCACCCTTCCGGCCCAGCTTGGCCTCGGGCAGCATCGGAAAGGTCACAAGCGACACCTCCCACAGCTCGACCTCGCGCAGCACGCGGCAGCCCTTGCCATCCTTTTCAGCCCGAATGGTGCGATACCCGATCGACAGCCCGTCAATCGCGCCCGCCTCGATCAGCGTCGCGGCCTCCTGCGCCAGCGTCACGCCCTCCAGCAGACGACCGCGGACGAACAAGCCCGTCTCATCCTCGCGGATTTCATCCCAGACGCCGATGGGCTTTGCCGGATCGTGCTGCCACAACATCCGCACCTTGTCGCCCCGCGCCGCCAGCTTCGCCAACGAAGCCGCAAACGCACCCGGCGCAACAATATCCCCGCCCTGATCCGGCAGACCGAAGCGGCTGGCATAGCCCTCGATCACCACGCCATCACGCAGCGCGGGACGCCCGCCTGAGAATTTCAACTCCAGACCGCTATCCATATCAGCCCCCTTTGGATGCAAATTCGATCAGCGACTGCACGGCCTGTGTCAGAATAACGGCAACCACGCCGTAAACCGTCATCCACAGCCGCTTCTCCAGCCGCTCAATCAGCGCCTCGATCCGTTCCAGCCGCTTGTCCACGGCCCCGAATTGCAGCGCCATCACCCGTTCCTGCGCCTCAAACCGCAGATGATGAGGATCGAGGCTTTCGACAAAACGCGACCCCTCCATCTCAGCCCTCCAATGGGGGCAGCCCCAGAAGCGCCCGCTTCTCAGGATCGCTCAGGAATGACACCTCACCGATCCGCTTCCATTGCTGATCGCGCTCTTCGGAAAGCGCAGGGATCTGATCCAGATCAGGCCGCAGATCGACCTCTGCCCCCATATGTTCCGACAGGAACCACGCGACCGAAGCGGCAACCCGCGTGACCAGAGGCAGCACCGTCAGCCGGTAAAACGCCCGATGCGCCTCGGCATAATTGGCGTAAGTCGCATCCCCCGATATCCCCATCAGCATCGGCGGCACACCGAATGCCTGCGCAATCTCACGCGCTGCCGCCTGCTTGGTCTGGTGGAACTCCATATCCGAAGGTGAAAACCCCATCGGCTTCCAGTCCAGCCCCCCTTCCAGCAACATGGGCCGCCCCGCATTGCGTGCGCCCTGATGATGCATCTCCATCTCGACGGTCAGCCGCTCATATTGCTCGGCCGACAGGTTCCCCTGCCCATCCGGCCCCTTATAGACAATCGCGCCGGAGGGCCGCGCCGCATTATCCAGCAAAGCCTTCGACCAGGCCGAGGCGCTGTTATGCACATCCACCGCCACCGCCGCTGCCTGCAACGGCGACAAGCCGTAATGGTCATCGCAAGGATGAAAACTGCGGATATGGCAGATCGGATCGGGACTGCCGGTCATATCGAACCGATGCTTGCGCCCGCCCACAGCATATTCAAATGCCACAGGCCAGCCATCCGCACCCGGCACGACGCTCATCCGGTCCGAGCGCAACACATGCAACTCTGCCGGAATCCCGTCACCCACGCCGACCGCCTCAAGATAGCCGTTGCCGCTCAGCAGGATCTGCCCGAACAACGCCTCAAACAGCTCCGCCCGCCCCTGCGCCGGATTGGGCCGCCGCAACAGTTCCAGCACCGGATGCGTATCATAGCGCCGCTCTGCATCCTGACAAACCAGCGGAACCGCCGCCGCGGCTTCGGCAATCAACCTGACGGCGCGAAAGCCCACCGGATTACCGATAAACCCGCCCCGCGTCAGCGTCCCGGTATCCCGCGCCGACCAGACCACGCGCCCCGCCCCTGCGGCAAGCGAGGCCACCCGCCCCGCCGCACTCGCCTTTCTCTCAATCACCGGCGCGGCCTCTGCCTGCCGGGAAAACAAACGAAACGCCATGCCTCGCCTCCGTATCGCCCCATGAAAAAGGGCCGCCCAAACGGACAGCCCTTCACTCCTCATCAGCCGGTCACAGTGACCGACCGTCTTTCTTCTTCACGCAAATACCCAAAACCACCGCCACAAAAGACCCGCCCCGGAACGATGGAACCTCGGCCGCGTCACAAACTCCGCATCTGCGGCCGCCGGAACCCCGCCGCAGGCTCGATCATCAGCGCATGCACCGCCCAGACCATCGCATCCAGCCGGTCAGGCGACCCCTTCCCCTCATAGCGGCGCAGCGTCATCCGGCACATCTGATCCTCCAACGCTCCAAGCGAAGGTCCCCGCAAATGCTTCACCCGTCCCTGCTCATACAGCGCGGCCACAGGCTCGGCCCGCAATGCCTTGCCGCGCCCCGCCCGCAAGGCACGAAACGGCACCAACGGATCGACCTGCCGCAAAACGCTTTCCACAAGATCCCCGCCCTGATTGACCTCCGCCACCAGCCGTTCCGCCTTGTGCCGGTCCATCGCCGCAATCGCCGCCCGCGCCCAGTCCAGCGGACTGCCTTTCACACTGGCATCCTCGATCACATAGGCCCGCCAATCCTGCGGCGCGCCCTGTGCCACCACACCGGCCACCACAATCCCGCATTCATCCGGTGCAGCACCCGACGACACCGCCGGATCAAGCGCCACAACCACCCGGTCCAGCTTCGGCAGCCGGTCCACCCGCGCGGTCTCAACCATGGCCGTGGTCCAAAGCGCCCCCTCGACGTCTTCCAGCAGCACGCCCTCCAGCTCCTGCCGGCCCATCCGCGTCCCGCCATACCGCGCCTCGACTTCGGCCAGAAAACTCTCGGCCAGATAGGCCCGGTTCGCATCCGTCGGCGCATGGGTCGTCACGGTAGAGGCGCTCTGCAAAATCCGCTTCAGCACCTCGACATTCTTCGGCGTCGTCGTCACCACCTGCTGCGGATGCTCGCCAAGCCGCAGCGCAAACTGCAACATGTCCCAGACATCCTCCGCTTTCTTCCATTTCGCCAGCTCATCCACCCAGGCCGCATCGAATTGCGGCCCCCGCAGCGCCTCGGGCTCATGTGCTGAAAACGCCATCGCCACCGCCCCGTTCGGCCAGACCAGACGACGGCGCGAGGCCTCCCAGACCGGCCTGCGATCCGGCGGCGAGCAGGCAAGGATCCCGCTGTCACCAAACACCATCACCTCGCGCACCTGATCGAAGGTTTCACCCACCAAGGCCAGCCGCGCACATTCCCCCGGCGCATCAGGCACCGCCCCTTCGACCTTGCGCCGCACCCATTCCGACCCAGCACGGGTCTTGCCCGCACCACGCCCGCCCATGATCACCCAGCTTTTCCAATCACCCTCAGGCGGCAGCTGATGCGGCAAGGCCCAGAACTCGAACAACCACGGCAGGCTGGCCAAAGCATTATCGCTCAACCCCTCAAGAAATGCGTCAACCTCCTCCGGCGCGGCGGAGGCAAGCCAGGCGGCGCCCGATTTCATCCCGTGCCGCGTCGAGGTCGAACACGCCGTCCCCGACAGCTCCGGCAGCTTCCTTGCGTAGTTTTTCAACCTTGTTCCTTTCCTCGATCACCAGCTGCGTGGCCGAACGAAGCTCGCGGGCAAGCTTGACCGCATCCTTCA contains the following coding sequences:
- a CDS encoding GTA head formation protein, RCAP_rcc01685 family, translating into MEGSRFVESLDPHHLRFEAQERVMALQFGAVDKRLERIEALIERLEKRLWMTVYGVVAVILTQAVQSLIEFASKGG
- a CDS encoding head-tail connector protein, with product MILVEETALADAVLPVAAFRTHLRLGSGFDLPASEDEDRALAGFLRAAIATIEGRTGKVLLRRSYRMVLDDWRDRDGQPLPLAPVGSVEEILIEQPDGALHDVDRARWRLVEDAMRPAIRPRGAGLPSVPAGGRLVLRFTAGFADEWNRVPADLAQAVMMLAARYFEDRSDDNARRALPMGVSALIERWRAVRVLAGRGAR
- a CDS encoding phage tail tape measure protein; this translates as MADRNGLDDAGEALAQQMDRSGDIAAGFSAELGRLQQSMWLTSREVDSFASGISGGLKRAFDGMIFDGLKLSDALKGIARSMADTAYGIAMKPVRDAVSGAIAGSINDVMSGVMPFADGAAFAQGRVMPFARGGIVTQPTHFPMRGGTGLMGEAGPEAIMPLTRGADGKLGVAASGGTRPVNVNITVNTPDVAGFARSQGQIAAQMGRALARGQRNM
- a CDS encoding phage major tail protein, TP901-1 family; amino-acid sequence: MAVQNGRDLLIKMDMTGAGAFETVAGLRATRIGFNAESVDVTSLESEGRWRELLGGAGVRSASISGSGVFRDAASDGRARQVFFDGEVPLCQVIIPDFGIVEGPFQITSLEYSGSHNGEATYEIALASAGALNFVAI
- a CDS encoding phage major capsid protein, encoding MTEVRTGAQSAPGELKGALLGFVEELKGFRQDIEKKLNAQDERMSMFERKTAFRARSPLSTEAAPEVPHQKAFNAYLRSGDDSGMRGLTVEEKGLVTSAEGGFLAAPQVTENVRSVLAAGGTMRALANVVTVDAATYDVLIDRDDLETGWATEEAAAETDAGGVERVTIALHELSAMPKASQRLLDDAAFDVETWLAERIADKFARAESSAFLIGDGVGKPFGIMKSFFDESGVGSITSVGEFRTGKAAAFDEATAAEKLIDMVYALHARHRANATFMMSSKTAAAVRKLKDGEGRFIWADSLAAGEPARLLGYPIMLCEDMPEIAADSRSILFGDMKAAYTIVERPELRVLRDPFSAKPHVLFYATKRVGGGLVDGRAVKAMKFGA
- a CDS encoding phage portal protein, with amino-acid sequence MAFRLFSRQAEAAPVIERKASAAGRVASLAAGAGRVVWSARDTGTLTRGGFIGNPVGFRAVRLIAEAAAAVPLVCQDAERRYDTHPVLELLRRPNPAQGRAELFEALFGQILLSGNGYLEAVGVGDGIPAELHVLRSDRMSVVPGADGWPVAFEYAVGGRKHRFDMTGSPDPICHIRSFHPCDDHYGLSPLQAAAVAVDVHNSASAWSKALLDNAARPSGAIVYKGPDGQGNLSAEQYERLTVEMEMHHQGARNAGRPMLLEGGLDWKPMGFSPSDMEFHQTKQAAAREIAQAFGVPPMLMGISGDATYANYAEAHRAFYRLTVLPLVTRVAASVAWFLSEHMGAEVDLRPDLDQIPALSEERDQQWKRIGEVSFLSDPEKRALLGLPPLEG
- a CDS encoding DUF2460 domain-containing protein translates to MFHEIRFPANLSFGSVGGPERRTEIVTLTNGFEERSTPWAHSRRHYDAGLGLRSLDDIDALIAFFEGRGGQMHGFRWKDWADYKSCSPSAQPHCADQLIGHGDSRATSFRLCKRYASGPGSYLRPILKPVEGTVRVAVGGDEMREGAGFAVDTATGVVTLTEPAGEGAPVTAGFEFDVPVRFDTDRIAVSVASFQAGEVPQVPVIEVRL
- a CDS encoding rcc01693 family protein, whose amino-acid sequence is MAGLDWPGLMRAGMQGLGLRPDEFWSLTPTELALMLGVNPAAAPMTRSRLETLARAFPDHTAEKEV
- a CDS encoding DUF2163 domain-containing protein is translated as MTANMARAWSITRSDGLVLGFTDHDCPLEFAGVSFRPDSGLTAQAIVQGAGLSVDNTDAIGALSDGAISEADIMAGLWDGAELCQWEVDWSDPAQHRLVFRGHLGEVSRTGGAFRAELRGLSEPLNQPVGRVFHPRCSAILGDGACGADLSRPGLSGEARIVSVDGSRLNLSDLGGFEDRWFERGVAEFLDGDAKGIRCHVKNDRARPGGQREVELWTKPGLDPVPGARVRMIAGCDKSPAMCRLKFANFLNFRGFPHLPEEDWLMAPAKQRKQRAEGLFKPGVEVTNAIE
- a CDS encoding DUF3168 domain-containing protein, which produces MSYHASVALQGAVYQCLRDDPALSALVGDAVFDAMPIEPPSGVYLSLGPEAMRGVHDSAGSVARHDFVVSVLAGTEEGAGFRAVKEAAAAACTALEGAQMELGQTRLAGLWLVKSRARRVGNGAERRVDLTFRAVIDLN
- a CDS encoding HK97 family phage prohead protease encodes the protein MDSGLELKFSGGRPALRDGVVIEGYASRFGLPDQGGDIVAPGAFAASLAKLAARGDKVRMLWQHDPAKPIGVWDEIREDETGLFVRGRLLEGVTLAQEAATLIEAGAIDGLSIGYRTIRAEKDGKGCRVLREVELWEVSLVTFPMLPEAKLGRKGERPEDIAAALIAATKALRG
- a CDS encoding gene transfer agent family protein; its protein translation is MVNPMRGDVLVTLDGVDHIARLTLGALAELETELGAGSMVELAARFEEGRFSASDVMGVVVAGLRGGGWRGNRADLLAMDVAGGPVAAAQAAAQLLARAFAMPG
- a CDS encoding DNA-packaging protein, with protein sequence MKSGAAWLASAAPEEVDAFLEGLSDNALASLPWLFEFWALPHQLPPEGDWKSWVIMGGRGAGKTRAGSEWVRRKVEGAVPDAPGECARLALVGETFDQVREVMVFGDSGILACSPPDRRPVWEASRRRLVWPNGAVAMAFSAHEPEALRGPQFDAAWVDELAKWKKAEDVWDMLQFALRLGEHPQQVVTTTPKNVEVLKRILQSASTVTTHAPTDANRAYLAESFLAEVEARYGGTRMGRQELEGVLLEDVEGALWTTAMVETARVDRLPKLDRVVVALDPAVSSGAAPDECGIVVAGVVAQGAPQDWRAYVIEDASVKGSPLDWARAAIAAMDRHKAERLVAEVNQGGDLVESVLRQVDPLVPFRALRAGRGKALRAEPVAALYEQGRVKHLRGPSLGALEDQMCRMTLRRYEGKGSPDRLDAMVWAVHALMIEPAAGFRRPQMRSL
- a CDS encoding head-tail adaptor protein, with amino-acid sequence MNVPLTLEQKHREADGMGGYRTVWRSLGLLYASMKSGSGRLSGGEVGPESVSRWQIRLRAFPLGDPRRPVAGQRLRMGQRIFHVEAVAEADVAGRYLRVSAREDER